The following DNA comes from Ricinus communis isolate WT05 ecotype wild-type chromosome 10, ASM1957865v1, whole genome shotgun sequence.
AAAGATGTTTACCAGTAAATTCACAGGTTGACTTTGGCGAGATAATGCCAACATTTGGCCTCACACAGTATTTCTTGGGGGAAGTAGTCTTAACCTGCAAATATCATGTGCAAATCATAtgttaaatataagaatttacaTTCTTGTGAaagttgaaaagaaagaaatgcaATTCAAACCTTGAAAGCAACATTATGGAAGGTGTTATTGGTAAGTCGAACTGCACATGAACTCTGCTTCTTCAATTCAACTATAAGAAAACAGAATCACAACGATTAGAAGTTTACAACCTGTAACAGCAGCACAACTATAAAAAGGGGAAACATCCTTTTCATGTCCTGGcttcttttatgttttcagtctatttaaaaggaaataagGAAAAAGGGAAGAGGGAAAAGCATTACGTAATGGCTTCAAAAATATTGTAAACTAACCcactttttgaaaataaattctctTTGTTGCCTTCATAAAGGTAAACTTTGGGTTCACAAGCTACCAGTGTAGCTCTGATGTTAGTTTTACGTTCAGATTTCTTTGTATTGTGGTTGTTCTTCTTGTTGGAGTTATCACTTGAATGTTAATAGCCTCTTTTAGCTATTTGCATTTGTTTAGAGAGATGAGAGTGCATTTGGGTGGCTGTTTGTTAGCTGGAAACCccttttatataattgatatttctGTTATCTAAATTTGCTGGAAAAATGTTGTATAACAACTCAGTATTTATAACTGGTTGTGTTTCAAAGGAATGATAGTTActatctattttaaaaaaataataataataataataataataaaacagcAACAAATAATTCTCTTCATCAAACAAAACCATCAATTATCTTCAATATTTGTACCAATCGTAAAAATGAATAAACCAttgcatcaataaaagaaaaagaaaagaaaagaatgaaataattaagatgGGGCCATAATGAAAAACTCACATATAAATTGGAGTTCCTTAGGTTGAATATCTAAAAGTTGTTGAGTACTACTCATCATGATTCTTCTTTCTCGCAGCCAACCTTCTTTCTCAGAATTCAAAAGCTAACTTTCTCTGCATAACCAAACAAAggtatttataataaaataaaaaaaacccaCATGTCACCCTAAAAGCTACTCTATACACACACAAAGAAACATgcataatattaaattaatgataGTTGTCATCAAATAAACACAGTTGCATAATCCTTTATAGTAACTGATCAAATCTAAATCGACAGTGCTTGCACGATCACCTCAGCTGCATTCGCGCACTAGTcaagtaatttttattcttaaaaaaaaaaaaaaaaaaaactcagaTCGGAGTCGGAAAAATCACGAATATTGCAGACAGCAGAAGCAGTTGCCGAGCTTTAAAAAGATTGACGTGAATCAAATTAGCTCGGGAAACGACATCGTTTCTCCGGAGAACAAGCAGTCAGACACCAAATCCATTATCAGTTTCCTCAAAAGTTCAATCGCCAAGGAAACTGAAGTataaaagagaaggaaaaaaaacaaaaattacaaTGAGACGACATCGTTTGGAAAGCAAAAGACGAAGTGTAGAATCGTCTCCCAGTTTTCTCCGTCTAGTCTAGTCTCCAGAACAGACACGACAGTATCCACTGACTCATATGCTGACTAGTCTTACGAaactccaaaataaataaaaacaaagattGAAACGACAGCGTTTTCCTTGTATCTTTCTCCAATCATCCGGAAACaaattagagagagagagagagagagagagagagagagcttaCTGGAATCTCAAGAGGAACTGTGTAGAGAGAAAGGGAGGTGGATTTAAggataaaaaatgaatattgaATTGCGTGAATTTAACGTTATATGTGTgcgtgtgtgtgtgtgtttatatatatatataaagaacaGCGACGTTTCGTTATGGTTCAGGTTGTGATTGAATAAAATCGAGAATTCGACTTACAATGAAACGAGCAGAGCAACCCTATGAAttgttttacatatatttatttaaaaaaaaaaaaaaaggctgaAGAGAGActgtgaaaaagaaaagaggaagtGAAAGGTACGTAATGGGAGGTGGAGTTAGTTACAGAGCGAGGAgcggagagagagagagggtggTTGGTTGGCCTGTCTGAGGCAGCTAGCGGTTGTACCCGCCGTCAACCGATCATGTTCCTTTGTTGCAAAAATTGGTCATCTCCTTCTTAGCGTTACGTTCCTTCTtaccttatatatatatatgcatattactattatttatttgcctatcatattattttcaacaattattttcttaccaaTTATACagatctattttttaaaaattataacattacccaaaaagaattctttttacatttaaaattttcttaaatttcattaaaaaataaattattattttgatattataaattCCCATTTTAATGTTGAAGGCAACCCAAACATGTCCATTACAAGGTTAATATTTGTAGTTAGTTTGTTTTGGAATGGCAGAGCAAAGCTTAGAGAATTCAGTCAGTCACCATACATACATCCAATGTGCccattgtatatatatatatatatatatataataatagttgGTTACTTTACACCTCCTCCATGCATCATGCATCCTCTTTTTAATTGTGTTTTGGATTTTGTGTCCCACTACATTcacttttcttaaattaactatttttatttatttatttattttgtttctcttcatcccattaaattttatataatgatattaaattaatgtttGCAATGCTTGCATGCCAagttttatcaaataattaatttatataatctcATCATTATCTTaagaatatatgaattttaagtaaaaataaacAGTAGTCACCTTTGTTGCAGATACACACAATTCccatcaaaataataaatagggTCGGTTAATAAAGTCCAAAAATGTGGATGTTAAGATAGCAAGATTACTATTTGAATTTAGTACCCTGAAAATGAAATCAAACCAACTGGTTAGTTGACAACTCTCGAAGATAAGGAGCACTCatcaagaataataaataactggGCCAAGAATATATTGTCAAgataactattttaaaaaggtaaatccCTTATTAAGCTTACCTATGGACCACCACCGCCACCGCCACCTTGcgatggtggtggtggtggtggttaGGGAACTTGGCAGTGACCAGTGAGGATGGAGAAGCGTACAAGGCAACCCCATGCCTGAAATTGCAGGCTGCAATTTTACATTCGGATTAAGAAATCACTATTTCTAGTGTATAATTTAATGTTCGCGAATTTAAAGCCCAACACAAGGCCCAAAGGTGATAACAGGAACTCTGTATTGACACGTAATGGGTCACTTTACAGATTTGTAAAACCTACTAAAAATAACAGTCACTCCAACTTCAATAGAAGCGGGCGGCCTAACAGATTTTGTAAAACAACAGGCCTGGCCCAGTAGCCCAAGTCCATCAAATGCATAGTGGGCTTTAAAGAGTGACAAGGAAGAGTTGGATCCTGAAAGCATACACATCGTAACTATCGAAGGACAACTGTAGCAGGAGCAGAAGGCGAGCATTTCTTCGCAAGCATAGCTGGAAGTTCTGACTCGTTGCCCTCAGATTTATCACTGATTTATTGCAAAAAATTGTACTTTCTTTCTcctcatataaatatatattttttcttttgtttttttagtCCGCTTTAATTTATgtgtatttttctaaaatctttaatttaataaataattatcaaatataaattctttgtaattatctaaatatggatgcaaatttatataaatatttttataataaaattttttaactaatgaaaaataatatttatctaaatatttttataaaaattaatatcattaaattaCAAATCTTACTATACTTTTGCAATTCgaaagtaatttaataataatttcaaacaaACTCACGCTTAAAATTTAAGTCGaataatgttaaaaaaatatacttttttatcCGCATTCatgtaatttaaatattttataaatgagaatatttataaataaaatgagggtgcaattcaaattaatcttcattataaaattatggtGAAGTggagatataaaaataacatatacaATAATGAGTGGTATTATACAATTTCAACATGGCAGCAAATTATGGTTTGATGAACTTTGGCAGGTGCCATCTTATTAATGCCAATGCAAAAATCGGGTGAGTATATTAATGTTTGGGAAATTATTATAGACagctattatattttattatataactaaaaattaaattttgtaaataaaccattaaatactaaaatatggTTCCATTTAAACTAAGTATATGCTGATCTTAGTTTAATTAATCAGtgttttaatttgtttttttttttttaaagaagaaGTGAACTCAAATAtgctaattaatttgattaattattgatttttgtttaagaaaatatttttaatcagaaaaaggaaaaaaacatGGCAATACTGTATGACAAAGGAGGACACCTACTATAAGAAACCCAACTGCCTTTGTATTTACACTCACCTCGTTTTCGCcgtctcttttctctttctctttctctttctctttctctttctccgTACTTGAAGCATTTCCCAAATGGCAGCCGCCGCAGGTTTATCAATCTCCATGCACTCTCCTTCTAGCTTGGTAAGTTTCCTTAATCCAGTTTTATGTTTTTGCTGATTCTGCATTAGATCTGTTAATTTCTTCTCCGATACATTGTTATCCAATACTTATTTGCCTGTGATTGTTGTTAATTTCTAGttcttttttaagattaattggATCCgtgatttatttttcttatccACTTAGCTTTGCATGAGATCAGATAGATGTCTATGAGCAAATTacagttcttttcttttctttttctttgggTCTCATTCCTATAAGATGTTAATGGGTTGAATTCGTAACTGAGTgaaatgttaatttattttgaaaagatcgaatcttttgttattttcatgGGCTTGGCATTTAAGAGAAAACACTAAAATTGGTTGCTTTATATAAGCTGATATTCCTTAAAGTTTAAACACTCGTTCTTGTTGCAATTTAAATTATGCTTTTGTTGATATTGATAGTGCACTGACGCTGCAATTTTTGAATGTTTTCAACAGGCTGCAACCAAAATCTCTAGTCTGAAGTCATTTGCACTTCCAGTTCAGAGAACTTTCCTGTCATTCAGGGTTCGACCAGTTCCAGCTCGCCTTAGCATTTCTTGCGCTGTATgtttatcctttcaattaaaattttgatatttggttATTAAGTAATTAGCCATGCAAATATTTGAGAAACTAGCagtatttcaaaattaaggATTTTGTTATGTTAACAATGGCTTCAGGTAGAGAGGTGAAACCATACTAATGTTctagttaaattatatatatattttttaattaatttagaaagtGAATGATGTAGTAGATGTTCTTGAGCAGGCCAAGCCGGAAACAGTAGAAAAGGTCTGTGGCATAGTGAAGAAACAGCTGGCATTACCAGCAGAAACTGCTGTTACCGGCGAGTCAAAATTCGCAGAACTTGGAGCAGATTCACTTGATACAGTATGCATCACTTATAATTTGTTCTTTTGAAGATCTAATGATGTTTTCTCTCCTGGCTCTTTATGGTCGATGCACCTCCTTAACACATTTCTTTGTGTTTCGCACATCCAATAATCTATAATTCAAAGTCATGGCTTTATGTGGATGTTTTCTTACAGTCACTATTTCAATGGAATAGTAGGATAAATTTGGCATATCATGTCATAACTGTATTCATCATTGCATATCATGCCCCGTTTGTTTTAATTCCAAAAGTTATCTTTACTCTGTAAAAGAAATTGGTAGTTTGCCCTAACTTTTCAGGACGGTATCTTTTCAGGTTGAGATTGTGATGGGACTCGAGGAGGAATTTGGGATCAACGTGGAAGAGGAGAGCGCCCAGAGCATTGCAACAGTTCAGGATGCTGCTGATCTTATTGAGGAACTTGTTGAGAAGAAGGCTTAGAAGAAACGACCATCAAACTTAGAAATCCTTCTCTCTTGCAACTATGTTTTTTTGTTAGCCTGCTACAGGAGTGCTAGGCAGTCTTGTTGTGAACGTGTCTTTGTTGGTTTTGTTatgaaatttttcttaatttcctGAACTACCCTCATAAATTgctaaaaattatgaaatcaTGCTGGTGTAACTTTAATACTGCAAACGCCTGTTCAATCTAGGGaaattacttatatttttCAGAACCTGAAGATTAGACCATAATTCACTGAGTTGTTGTTTCTCTAAATGGACAATCATGGGCAGCAGCAGAATAACACCCTATCGCTTAGTTATACCTCTCCCATAATCGGGCTTAAAGATTTATCTATTGAAGTAAGCCTCTGCCATTGGGGTTTATTTGGGTTAAAGCTGCGCCttaaatttgtatatatgCGATCTCCCGGCTAGCACATTACGATTAAGAACAGgacaattttattattaactaaatatcTTCCTCTTGACCACAAAAGAACTCCCTCATGCTTCACTTATTCTGGATTATACATTGTTAACATGGAATGCATATTAACCAGGGATCCCAATTGGTACACAACAAAGCACCTTATATATCAGAGCTACATTCACCACAAAAGCAGCACGTCGGCATGTAACAAGCGTCCCTTCAAATGCAGCATTTTGCCATCTGAGCTGTTGCACTACTATATACAGAACGTCAGGGCAGAAAGTGTTCAGAATTACTTATTGCATCATTCCCAGTCCGCGTCAAAGAAACCAGCATCTTTCATCTCTGAATAGTATACATTCTCTAGATGTAAATCTTCCTCCTACAATCATATCAAATGCAACCATCGATCAAAACTAGACTAGTGCACGACAATGACCATAGAATACAGATTGCACATTGCTGAAAACAGGACCAGAAAACTGAAGAATAAAAACAGTAAAACCAAATTTCAGAAGAAGTGTGGGAAAAAAACCCCGTGGCAAAAATAACCTGGAAAAAGTCTGCTAAAAATGTCTTGTGTAGCAGAGGCAGGTAAAATGCATGGTAGCAAACAATTGTTATGCCATATAACCTGCAAAAGGTGATTGatggaagaaaataagaagaaaacaaactcCGTATGGCTGCAGAAAAGTTAAATGCACAATTGCAAGAATCTGATCTAAAGTTACCAGAAACCAAAACCAGCTCCATGACCAGTAAGCCCACAGGCAAACAGCGCTAGTGCATTCAATGCAAACataataacaatatatttGTAGAATGCAGGCCTTGCTGCAAGAGTTTAGCAAAAGAAAAGGTCACAATGTCATAATAATAGCTCCAAAACTAGGATGAAACTTCTTGTGCCAATATACAGGCATTTGACAGACTTACCAGGTAACCTTTCCCTCCACTTAGAATGGTACATGAACAATATGAAGCCATAAACTGCTGTTAGCACCAGCCTGTGGATAACCCACAAGCTCCACTTCATATGATGAGTCTGTTCGTTGCTATCAATAAACAAAGGGATCCCAAGCCCAAACATATAAATTGCCTGTAAGAGAAAAGATCTGAAATTTAAGGTCCATTGCTTTGGGGTGGGGTATTTGATCAAGATGGCGCAAGGAAAATATACAAGTTAAGAGGCATTATTCAAATCTAAATGCATGAAAGTAATATCCAGGCATGCCCCGAAACAACAACAGATAATATAAGTGTTTGCAATTAGACAAGTATACAATAAGTACGCTGTTAATGCAACATCTGAGAAAAGAAGAGCCTGTATCTTCCTTTTACGATGTTAGTGCCCATTGTCAATATCAGCAAAAGGCTAGCTACAAGAAAGGTGCAAAATTTTTCAATGGAAAAAAGGGATACCTTGA
Coding sequences within:
- the LOC8288462 gene encoding acyl carrier protein 1, chloroplastic, producing the protein MAAAAGLSISMHSPSSLAATKISSLKSFALPVQRTFLSFRVRPVPARLSISCAAKPETVEKVCGIVKKQLALPAETAVTGESKFAELGADSLDTVEIVMGLEEEFGINVEEESAQSIATVQDAADLIEELVEKKA